A stretch of DNA from Kangiella sediminilitoris:
ACCTAACTATCTCTCCTCTATAGATGTGCCCTTTGAAATTATTGAGGAAGATACCTACAGTGTTGTGAAGCGAGTGATTCCGGAAGGCAAAACGACATGCGGGCTCTGCTCTCGGCTACGACGTGGTGTTATCTATGGCTGGGCTGAGCGAAACGGTATTACTAAAATCGCGCTGGGGCATCACCGAGATGATATGATTGAGACGCTATTTTTGAATATGTTCTTTGGTGGCTCAATGAAGTCCATGCCGCCAAAACTAAAAAGCGATGATGGCAAACATATTGTGATCCGTCCGCTGGCTTACTGCAAAGAGAAAGATATTGCCGAGTTTGCCAAAGCCAAAGAATTTCCAATTATCCCATGTAACCTGTGTGGGTCGCAGGAGAACCTGCAGCGTCAGAATATAAAGCACATGCTGCAGGATTGGGACCGTAAATACCCGGGGCGGGTCGAAACCATTTTTAAAGCTATGAGCAACGTTGCACCATCGCATCTTTCTGATAAAGAACTCTATGACTTTCAAGGACTTACACAAGACGCCATGACCCAAAGAGCCGGCGGCGACACTTTATTCGACACACCCGACTTTCCTCAACAAAAGGGAGAGAACGATGATGAGACATCGGAAAAGTCGAGTGTAAATAATATCCAGTTCGTCAATATTGGCTAGCCGAGTAACATAATTTAGAAAAACTATTCGCCAATAAGAGCTTCCTTGTTAAGATGGTCGGATGAGTTAACAAACAAGTTAGATTATGAAAGCTAATTCAGCCGAAACTTTAGAGCAATTTGAAAAAGATTATCCCGTGGTCTTACCGATTCGCGTCGCCTGGGGAGAAATGGATGCCTTTCAGCACGTCAATAACGTTAGCTATCTCCGTTATTTTGAAAGCGCACGTATTGCCTACATGGAAGCAATGCAGATGGAAGCGGATATAAAGAAGTCACCCGTAGGCCCTATTCTGGGAGATATCTATTGTCGCTATCGACGTCCTGTTTTTTATCCTGACACGCTCCATATTGGTACCAGAATCAGTGAGTTAGATGAATTTGGTTTCGTCATGGAATACCAGGCATACAGTGAAAAGCAAAATACAGTAACCACGCTAGGCCATTGCAAAATCGTCATGCTGGATTACCGAAGCGGTAATAAAGTTGCTATTAAAGGGGAAATCCTAGACAAAATTTTGAAGTTGCAGCCTGAACTGGGCTAGCTCCAGGGAGACCACTCCCGGAGCACCGGGAGTGGTCAGTAATTAAAGCTCTGAAATCTGACCTATCTCTCGAACGAAATATTCTGTAACGTTTCGATAGTACCCACCACTTCCACTCGCCTT
This window harbors:
- the ttcA gene encoding tRNA 2-thiocytidine(32) synthetase TtcA, with amino-acid sequence MTDKRSKLEFNKLQKRLRRNVGKAIMDFSMIEDGDKVMVCLSGGKDSYTLLDILMNLQKSAPVSFELIAVNLDQKQPGFPEEILPNYLSSIDVPFEIIEEDTYSVVKRVIPEGKTTCGLCSRLRRGVIYGWAERNGITKIALGHHRDDMIETLFLNMFFGGSMKSMPPKLKSDDGKHIVIRPLAYCKEKDIAEFAKAKEFPIIPCNLCGSQENLQRQNIKHMLQDWDRKYPGRVETIFKAMSNVAPSHLSDKELYDFQGLTQDAMTQRAGGDTLFDTPDFPQQKGENDDETSEKSSVNNIQFVNIG
- a CDS encoding acyl-CoA thioesterase gives rise to the protein MKANSAETLEQFEKDYPVVLPIRVAWGEMDAFQHVNNVSYLRYFESARIAYMEAMQMEADIKKSPVGPILGDIYCRYRRPVFYPDTLHIGTRISELDEFGFVMEYQAYSEKQNTVTTLGHCKIVMLDYRSGNKVAIKGEILDKILKLQPELG